AGGCACCGAAACCGAGCCTCATATGGGAACCCAATGCTGGCCAGGAAGGAACAACTTCCTGGCCATCGCAGTTGAAGATAGAGAGGTCGAACATCTGATTTCGGCAGTTAAAGAAATGAAGAAAAAACATCCCAAGGCTGGGGTCA
The nucleotide sequence above comes from Thermodesulfobacteriota bacterium. Encoded proteins:
- a CDS encoding PG0541 family transporter-associated protein, with the protein product MKMVLIAYSEAADYDLIGAIKAAGVRGYTKFTEVLGEGTETEPHMGTQCWPGRNNFLAIAVEDREVEHLISAVKEMKKKHPKAGVKAFIMPMEGIV